One window from the genome of Pelodictyon luteolum DSM 273 encodes:
- a CDS encoding 2-oxoacid:ferredoxin oxidoreductase subunit beta — protein MTDTLTTLTAKDFTSNQEPKWCAGCGDHAVLQQLKSAMADLNLKTEEVVVVSGIGCSSRLPYYVATYGVHGIHGRALPVASGLKAARPELNVWVATGDGDALSIGGNHYIHTIRRNPDLNVILLNNEIYGLTKGQYSPTSKIGQRTVTSPNGLIDYPINTIALTLGAGGTFVARVTDRDGKFMREIFKRGARHRGTSLIEIYQNCPIFNDNAFSAFTDRERKADTTLYVEHGQPLVFGKESDKGIRLDGFKPVVVNLNDASVSKNDLWIHDEGDFNKANILSRFFDNPNASEDFPPRPFGIFYVEDRFTYEDALTAQVEKAQENGEGTLEALLAGNSTWTIK, from the coding sequence ATGACCGATACACTAACCACCCTGACCGCCAAGGATTTCACCTCCAATCAGGAGCCAAAATGGTGCGCCGGCTGCGGAGACCATGCGGTCCTGCAGCAGCTGAAAAGCGCTATGGCCGACCTTAACCTCAAGACTGAAGAGGTTGTCGTGGTATCCGGCATCGGATGCTCCTCCCGCCTCCCCTACTACGTGGCCACATATGGGGTGCACGGCATCCACGGCCGCGCCCTGCCGGTTGCCAGCGGCCTGAAAGCCGCCCGCCCCGAACTCAACGTCTGGGTCGCGACCGGAGACGGTGACGCCCTTTCCATCGGCGGCAACCATTACATCCACACCATCAGGCGCAACCCCGACCTGAATGTGATCCTGCTCAACAACGAGATCTACGGTCTGACCAAGGGCCAGTACTCTCCGACCTCGAAGATCGGCCAGAGGACGGTGACCTCACCCAACGGCCTGATCGATTACCCGATAAACACCATTGCCCTGACGCTCGGCGCCGGTGGCACCTTTGTTGCAAGGGTGACGGACCGCGACGGCAAGTTCATGCGCGAAATCTTCAAGCGCGGAGCCCGGCACCGCGGCACCTCGCTGATTGAAATCTATCAGAACTGCCCGATCTTCAACGACAACGCCTTCTCGGCTTTCACCGACCGCGAGCGTAAGGCCGACACCACGCTGTATGTAGAGCATGGTCAGCCGCTGGTATTCGGCAAGGAAAGCGACAAGGGCATCCGCCTCGACGGCTTCAAACCGGTCGTTGTCAACCTCAACGATGCCTCGGTATCGAAAAACGACCTCTGGATCCACGATGAGGGCGACTTCAACAAAGCCAACATCCTCTCACGCTTCTTCGACAATCCGAATGCTTCCGAGGACTTCCCCCCGAGGCCATTCGGCATTTTCTATGTGGAAGACCGCTTCACCTACGAAGATGCGCTCACCGCACAGGTCGAAAAGGCTCAGGAGAACGGCGAAGGAACGCTCGAGGCCCTGCTTGCAGGCAACAGCACCTGGACCATCAAGTAA
- a CDS encoding acetyl-CoA carboxylase carboxyltransferase subunit alpha, whose protein sequence is MATNVVLDFERPVVELEAKLNEMRECLRSSSREQAPVESDALSKEIETLEKKVDALRRSIYKNLTRWQKVQLARHPERPYTLDYIYMMTCDFVELAGDRHFSDDKAIVGGFARLEDRASGYSQPVMVIGHQKGRDTKSNLYRNFGMAQPEGYRKALRLMKLAEKFRKPVITLIDTPGAFPGIEAEERGQAEAIARNLYEMAKLTVPVIVVIIGEGASGGAIGLGVGDRILMAENSWYSVISPESCSSILWRSWNYKEQAAEALQLTAEDLLKQGIIDRIIPEPMGGAHTDPEAMASTLKGMLIEELKALMPVPEKELVNNRIEKFSAMGVWNDEG, encoded by the coding sequence ATGGCTACGAATGTCGTGCTGGATTTTGAACGGCCCGTTGTTGAACTGGAAGCCAAGCTGAACGAGATGCGCGAGTGTCTCCGGAGCAGCTCCCGCGAACAGGCACCCGTGGAGAGCGATGCGCTCTCGAAAGAAATTGAAACTCTGGAAAAGAAGGTCGACGCACTTCGGCGGTCGATCTACAAAAACCTTACCAGGTGGCAGAAGGTGCAGCTGGCCCGCCACCCGGAACGCCCCTATACGCTCGATTACATCTACATGATGACCTGTGACTTCGTTGAACTGGCCGGCGACCGGCACTTCAGCGATGACAAGGCTATCGTCGGCGGGTTCGCCCGCCTGGAAGACCGTGCATCGGGATACTCCCAGCCGGTTATGGTGATCGGCCACCAGAAAGGTCGCGACACCAAGTCGAACCTTTACCGCAACTTTGGCATGGCCCAGCCCGAAGGGTACCGCAAGGCGCTCAGGCTGATGAAGCTCGCAGAGAAGTTCCGGAAGCCCGTCATCACCCTCATCGATACCCCCGGGGCATTCCCCGGCATCGAGGCCGAAGAGCGCGGACAGGCTGAGGCCATCGCCCGCAATCTCTATGAAATGGCCAAGCTTACCGTCCCGGTCATCGTCGTCATCATTGGTGAAGGCGCAAGCGGCGGTGCCATCGGTCTCGGTGTCGGTGACCGCATCCTGATGGCTGAAAACAGCTGGTACTCCGTCATCTCCCCTGAAAGCTGCTCGTCCATCCTGTGGCGGAGCTGGAACTATAAGGAGCAGGCGGCCGAGGCGCTGCAGCTCACGGCGGAAGACCTCCTGAAGCAGGGAATTATCGACCGCATCATACCTGAACCGATGGGTGGTGCGCATACCGACCCCGAGGCTATGGCCTCCACCTTGAAAGGGATGCTCATCGAAGAGCTGAAGGCGCTCATGCCTGTGCCGGAGAAAGAGCTTGTCAACAACCGTATTGAAAAGTTCTCCGCCATGGGCGTGTGGAACGACGAAGGGTGA
- a CDS encoding HU family DNA-binding protein, giving the protein MSKAELVEKIAAQAKLTKVDAERAVNAFINVVTSSLKGGDDVTLVGFGTFTTGDRAARQGRNPQTGKAITIPAKKVVKFKPGKALKDEVGG; this is encoded by the coding sequence ATGTCAAAAGCTGAGTTAGTAGAGAAGATTGCCGCACAGGCCAAACTTACCAAAGTTGATGCCGAGCGCGCAGTCAACGCTTTCATCAATGTCGTTACCTCCTCCCTCAAGGGCGGCGACGATGTCACTCTCGTTGGCTTCGGCACCTTCACCACGGGCGACAGGGCTGCACGTCAGGGACGCAATCCCCAGACCGGAAAGGCCATCACCATTCCTGCCAAGAAAGTTGTGAAGTTCAAGCCTGGCAAGGCGCTCAAGGACGAGGTCGGTGGATAA
- the efp gene encoding elongation factor P: MTSISNISKGSIIRFKGEPHIMESLVHRTPGNLRAFYQASMRNLKSGRNVEYRFSATESVDLIVTERKEYQYLYPDGSDFVMMDNETFDQINVPESAIGPAVRFLKDGVNAMIVFSDDGAILSVELPTFVEVEITETSPATKDDRATSGTKTAVIETGAEVNVPMFLQTGSIIRVDTRSGEYIERVKK; this comes from the coding sequence ATGACTTCGATCAGCAACATATCCAAAGGTTCCATCATCCGATTCAAGGGGGAACCCCATATCATGGAAAGCCTTGTACACCGAACGCCGGGCAATCTCCGGGCATTTTATCAAGCAAGCATGCGCAATCTCAAAAGCGGCCGAAACGTCGAGTACCGCTTCAGCGCCACAGAGTCCGTCGATCTCATCGTCACCGAACGGAAGGAGTACCAGTACCTCTATCCAGACGGCAGCGACTTTGTCATGATGGACAACGAAACCTTCGACCAGATCAATGTCCCCGAATCGGCAATCGGTCCTGCAGTCCGCTTTCTCAAGGACGGTGTGAACGCCATGATAGTATTTTCAGATGACGGTGCCATTCTCAGCGTCGAGCTCCCGACCTTTGTCGAAGTGGAGATCACTGAGACCAGCCCTGCCACAAAGGACGACCGGGCCACCAGCGGCACCAAGACCGCGGTGATTGAAACCGGCGCCGAGGTCAATGTTCCCATGTTTCTTCAGACCGGCAGCATCATCCGCGTCGACACCCGCAGCGGGGAGTACATTGAGCGGGTAAAAAAATAA
- the accB gene encoding acetyl-CoA carboxylase biotin carboxyl carrier protein has product MNLNEIKQLIGLVNGSDLQEAIIEEGDFKIILRRSVPQSVQYAPAPAPAPAAPAVAPAAAPAPVVEATLTAQAAGLIDVCSPIVGTFYQASSPDAAPFVSVGDTVKKGDILCIIEAMKLMNEIEAEISGTIAEILVENGQPIEYDQPLFRIKP; this is encoded by the coding sequence ATGAATCTCAACGAAATCAAGCAGCTCATCGGCCTCGTCAACGGCTCTGATCTTCAGGAAGCCATCATCGAAGAGGGTGACTTCAAGATCATCCTCCGCCGCAGCGTACCCCAGAGTGTGCAGTACGCACCGGCTCCCGCTCCCGCACCGGCTGCTCCAGCTGTCGCGCCTGCGGCAGCTCCGGCACCTGTCGTCGAAGCAACCCTCACCGCTCAGGCTGCCGGATTGATCGACGTCTGCTCACCGATCGTCGGCACCTTCTATCAGGCGTCCTCACCCGATGCCGCTCCCTTCGTCAGCGTCGGCGACACCGTGAAGAAAGGCGACATTCTCTGTATCATCGAAGCCATGAAGCTGATGAACGAGATCGAAGCCGAGATTTCCGGCACCATTGCCGAAATTCTTGTCGAAAACGGCCAGCCGATCGAGTACGACCAGCCCCTTTTCCGCATCAAACCCTAA
- the accC gene encoding acetyl-CoA carboxylase biotin carboxylase subunit produces the protein MFKKILVANRGEITLRIMQTCREMGISTVAVYSKVDADSIHVKYADEAVCIGPALSKESYLNIPRLMAAAEVTNADAIHPGYGFLAENADFSDVCASAGIKFIGPSARMINQMGDKNTAKSTMIAANVPVVPGSPGLVTDLKEAIAVAKKTGYPVIIKPTAGGGGKGMRVVHEESQLEKALNTARSEAEQAFGNSGVYIEKFLENPRHVEIQILSDQHGNTLHLGERDCTVQRRHQKLIEETPSPVVDEALRKRMGDAAVAAAKAINYEGAGTIEFLLDRHKDFYFMEMNTRIQVEHPVTEERYDVDIVKEQILIAAGESLKGRVFTPKGHSIECRINAEDPEHMFRPSPGKLQVFHTPGGHGVRVDSHCYASYVVPSNYDSMIGKLIVTAHTREEAIERMSRALDEFIVVGIQTTIPFHKQVMHNPVFRSGDYDTSFLDSFRFEKK, from the coding sequence GTGTTCAAGAAAATCCTTGTCGCAAACCGGGGCGAAATCACCCTTCGCATCATGCAGACCTGCCGTGAGATGGGCATCAGCACGGTTGCAGTCTATTCAAAAGTAGATGCTGATTCGATCCATGTGAAGTATGCCGACGAGGCAGTCTGCATCGGACCCGCCCTGTCGAAGGAGAGCTACCTCAACATCCCGCGCCTGATGGCCGCGGCCGAGGTCACCAATGCCGATGCGATCCATCCCGGTTACGGGTTCCTCGCCGAAAATGCCGATTTTTCCGATGTCTGCGCTTCGGCCGGCATCAAGTTCATCGGCCCTTCGGCCAGGATGATCAACCAGATGGGCGACAAGAACACCGCAAAGTCGACCATGATCGCGGCTAACGTCCCGGTCGTTCCCGGCAGCCCCGGTCTCGTCACCGACCTCAAGGAAGCCATTGCCGTAGCGAAAAAGACCGGCTACCCCGTCATCATCAAGCCGACCGCAGGTGGCGGAGGAAAGGGGATGCGGGTCGTGCATGAGGAAAGCCAGCTTGAAAAAGCGCTCAACACGGCAAGAAGCGAAGCCGAGCAGGCTTTCGGCAACAGCGGCGTTTATATAGAGAAGTTCCTCGAGAATCCCCGTCATGTTGAAATCCAGATCCTTTCGGACCAGCACGGCAACACCCTTCACCTCGGCGAGCGCGACTGCACCGTGCAGCGCCGCCACCAGAAACTGATTGAAGAGACTCCCTCCCCGGTAGTCGATGAGGCGCTGCGTAAAAGAATGGGTGATGCGGCCGTTGCAGCCGCAAAGGCAATCAACTATGAGGGTGCTGGCACCATCGAGTTCCTGCTCGACCGCCACAAGGACTTCTATTTCATGGAGATGAATACCCGCATCCAGGTCGAGCATCCAGTCACCGAAGAGCGCTACGATGTGGATATCGTGAAGGAACAGATTCTGATTGCGGCCGGCGAGTCGCTCAAAGGACGCGTCTTCACCCCGAAGGGTCACTCCATAGAGTGCCGCATCAACGCAGAGGACCCGGAGCACATGTTCCGACCCTCACCAGGCAAACTTCAGGTGTTCCACACGCCCGGTGGGCATGGCGTCAGGGTAGATTCGCACTGCTATGCGAGCTACGTGGTACCATCCAACTACGACTCCATGATCGGCAAGCTGATTGTCACTGCACATACCCGTGAAGAAGCCATCGAGCGGATGTCGCGCGCGCTTGACGAGTTCATCGTCGTCGGAATACAGACGACCATCCCCTTCCACAAACAGGTGATGCATAACCCTGTTTTCCGCAGCGGCGACTACGACACCAGTTTCCTCGACAGCTTCCGCTTCGAAAAGAAGTAA